A window of Hordeum vulgare subsp. vulgare chromosome 5H, MorexV3_pseudomolecules_assembly, whole genome shotgun sequence genomic DNA:
CTTCTTTGACCGCGTGCTCGAGGACAACTACTAACGCCTCCCGCCAAGGTCCGTCCTTTCCGCTCACCCCCCTTCCAGGCCCGCGTTTTCACCTCACCAACACCTGTCTCTCTGTTTGTTTGTCTGTGTCCGCGCCCACCGGGGATGCAGCTACTACATCGACCTCGACGTGAGCATGGAAGCCAGGGATCCCCCACAATTACCGTTTTGATTTGGAGCCAGAGGTTTGTCCTGCTGAAGGTACTGCGCAAGGAAGCAGAGGAGCATGATAATACCGTAAGCGATAGTGTGCAGGGAAGATTTCATGAGTTTAATGGATGGATGAATTTACCCTTAGGAATCGGGCGTGGAAGACAGGGCGATTGTCggggtcggcacactcggcgaggATCCGGCGATGGAGCAGCACGTCCTCCGCCTTGTTCACCAGCGTTCCTGCGTGGCATAGTTCTGTAAGAATTCTCAAAAGCTCAAAAGCGAATGTTAGAAGCCTGGAGAATGAGAAGACTGATGGAACGAGAGCTTGACAAAAGGTCAAATGATTGGTCAGCCAGGCTGGCAAGATTTCAAGCCGAACAACAGCGACTACGGGATAGAGTAATGGAGCTAGCAGAGCAGAATGTGTCATTTCAGAGAGAAGTTACTTTGTTTGAATCGAACCGAGTTGAGGCTTCTAACAAGATTAGAAGTTTGGAACTGCAAAACAAACAACTGAATGATGAGATGGACAAAGTTAAAGGTGAGCACACCAGTCTTTACAGATCCTCAGTAGAGTTGCATGATAGCTTTACAAAAGCTGCAGAAGAAAGGGACCAAATCCAAGAATGCTTAAAATCCAAAGAAGATAACAGTAGGGCACTGCACAAGGTGATTGCAAGGTTACAAGGGGCATCTAATGAGCAGGAAAAAACAATAAATGGGCTCAGGCAAGGATTTAGTGTTGAATTAGGAAATAGATCTGTTGGAAGTAGCGAAAGCATCACCAGGATGCAAATGGAACTTTTGAGACTTACTGGAGTTCAGCAAAAGCTGAGAAAAGAAATTCAGTCCTGTAACCTTGAAGTAGAGTCTCTTCAGCAAGAGAACATAGGGATTTCAAATCGTCTACAAAGCAGTGGGAATGGATTAAGTTTATCCTCACATCGTCTTGTCCTGGAACTTCACGCTAGAGTGGACAACTTGCACATGCAAGGCTTACCGTTACTTGAAGATACTAGCTGTCTTTGTGGCAAGTTGTTGGGCGTCATGAAATCGA
This region includes:
- the LOC123397766 gene encoding paramyosin-like, with the translated sequence MLEAWRMRRLMERELDKRSNDWSARLARFQAEQQRLRDRVMELAEQNVSFQREVTLFESNRVEASNKIRSLELQNKQLNDEMDKVKGEHTSLYRSSVELHDSFTKAAEERDQIQECLKSKEDNSRALHKVIARLQGASNEQEKTINGLRQGFSVELGNRSVGSSESITRMQMELLRLTGVQQKLRKEIQSCNLEVESLQQENIGISNRLQSSGNGLSLSSHRLVLELHARVDNLHMQGLPLLEDTSCLCGKLLGVMKSKSETIGSVDALADIEYTVKYQNLRQGIDYLALSLRKVKSVLVEKHNKEDNIVGVSVGHDTLYVIAVLE